TAATAGGCCAGCGGGCGGGTGCCGTAGATGCCGTGTTTCTTTGCATATTCCATGTATTTACGCATCCGTGCTCGGTATATGTCGCTGTGCGGATCCGCGCTGAGGATCGAAGCCTCGAATTCGAACTCGATGCTCGTCCCGGCACGGTTGATCTTCATGCAGGCGGAATCCAGGTCGTTTTCCGGCTTCCAGTAGTGGTTGGGCTGCATGTAGACCTGGTCGAAGCCGAATTTGCGCCAGTCGTCATGGCCGCGGGCGTCGTAGAACGGAATCCAGCTGAACGTGTAGTTGAGCCGGTGGAGGTAGTCCGCGATCTCGGGGAGCAGGATGTCCGAACGGGTCAGATGGTAGCTGTACTCCGTGTCGTGCGGCTGGGCGGCGATCTCGCGGATCCAGTAGAACCCGGCCAAGTCGATGTATTTGTAATCGCCCTGGGCGAACCGCGCCCGCACCTGGTCGATGTACCACCTGCAGGCCGCTACGCGGTCTTCGTTGCTGTTGAAATCCAACCGGCGCCCGCCGAGTTCTCCCCAGTAGGTCGTCGTGGTGGTCGTGTCGATGTAGTGTCGGTGGATGATCGGATCGGGGATCATCATGATCACGCGGCGTTTGCAGGGCGCTTTGCCCAACCGTGCGGTGGCCTCCTTGACGGCCTGTTCCAGGGCGTCGACACAGTTGCCCTTTGTGAAATAGTAGTCGATCAGCTCCTGCCACTGCTCCTTGCCGGCCGATACGCCCGTGTCGCGCAGCACGCCCGTCATAAACGAGTAGGCGCCGCTGTCGGGGCGGTCGACATCCTGCGATTCCAGGAAGATGAAGCCGTCGAATAGCCATTGTTCCTTCCCGTCGGGGTCGACGTAGGTGACATAGGGGGCGAAGCGCCCCTTGTCCCACAGGAAGGGGTTGCGGTGATGGCTGGCACCGTAGCATAATACGGCATCGGTCGTGGTCGCCGGACTCTTGTGTTTCTTCTCCCACGGGTACAGCTTGTCCTTCGGGCCTGCGGTGCCGCTCGGGAGGGTGAAAACCAAGGCTGTTACCACTGCAATTGCTACTGTAAAAAGTCTGCGAGTCATGTCTTGTCGTTTTTATCCGACCCCGGAGCAGTCTCTTCCGTCCGGGGTCAATATATCCGTTTATGGGTTATTTCCTGTCCGTTGTCGGTCGTTGTGCCCGTAACGGATTGTTTATGATGAACTGGCAAAGTTCGTCGAACAACTCCCGGTCGGCCTCGTCGTCCGAAGCGTGGAGGTCGTAGAACCCGTTGGTGCCGTGGTAATATGCGAACGGCCGTTTGCCGTAGATGTTGCGTCGTTTGGCGTAGTCGATGTAGTCGCGCAGCCGCTTGCGGAATGTTCCGCTGCCTTCGCGTGCGTTGAGCAGCGTGGGCTCGAACTCTATTTCCATGCCGATGCCCAGGCTGTCGATCTGTCTGCAAACCTCATCCATGTCGTTCTGCGGCTTCCAGTAATAGTTGGGTTGCAGGTAGACCTGGTCGAACCCGAACTGCTGCCATACGTCGTACCCGCGCGAGCCGTAATAGGGTATCCAGTTGAACGTATAATCCAGCTTGTGGAGGTAATCGGCGATATGCGGAAGCATGATGTCCGAGCGGGTCAGGTGGTAGCTGTACTGTGTGTCCACCGGCCGGGTGACGATCTCGCGCAGCCAGTAGAATCCCGCCAGCTCGATATGTTCGTAGCTGCCCCGGGCGAACCGCTCCCGTACCCGGTCGATATACCATTTGCAGGCGGCTATGCGGTCTTCATTCCTGTTGAAATCCAGTTGCCGCCCGTCCAATGCTCCCCAATAGGTCGTACTCGACGTCGTGTCGATATAGTGCCGGTGAATCACCGGGTCGGGAAGTACCATGATGACCTTGCGCTTCTGCGGGGCTTTGCCCAACCGCGCGGCGGCCTCCTTCACGGCCTCTTCGAGGGCCTCGACCCCGTTGCCGTCCGTGAAATAATAGTCGATCAGCTCCTGCCATTGCGCCTTGCCGGCCGATTCGCCCTTGTCGCGCAGATGCCCCGTCTCGAAGGCGTAGAGTTCTGCGTCGGGACGGTTCGTGTCCTGGAATTCCAGGAAGATGAACCCGTCGAAGAGCCAGTGCTCCCCGCCCTCTTTATCGACATAGGTGACATAGGGCGCCAGCCGTTCCTTGTCCCACAGGAAAGGGGTGCGGTGGTGGCTGCCGCCGTAACATAACACGGCATCCGTGGGGGGCTGCAGGTTTCTGCGGTGCTGCCCCTGCGGGTACATGGTTCGGGAACAACTGCCCGCGAGAAGCAAGGATCCTGCGGCCGTTGCGAACGGAATGATATTTTTCAGGAATTTGAGCATCGTAGTCGGTAAGTCGTAATTCGTAAAATTAAAATTAATCCCGTTGTGAAAGGGAGTGAACTCACAACGGGATTAATTATTCGACATCTATCGTTAGAATCCCAGACCCTGTACGTCGCCCAGCTTGCAGCGCCCGTTCATATAGTCGCCCGTCGCATCGAGACGCTCGACATTGACGATCACGAATTTCAGGTAGCGGCCTGCAATTGTCTTCTGGACAGGGTAATCGTAGATCAACCGCGGGTCGGTCTTGTCGGTACCGCAGTTCACCCATTCATAGGCACGCTTGCCGCTTGCCACGAGGTTCCATTGGGTGCCGGCGCCGGAGTACTCTTCGGCGGTATAGATCTGATAGTTCAGCGCATTCCCCTGGTAGTTGTAGCTGTCGCTGATACGGAATTTGGTAAATACCTGTCGCTGTCCCATGTCTGCGACGAATACCATCGGGAACGTATTGGGGGTATTCCAGAAAGGAATCCACTCATCGGAGAACGAGCCGTCGAACAACCGTTCGGCCGTGTAGATGGCCACGCTCCATGCAGGGGGCAGCGGGTCGTAGGCATAACCGATGCCGTTGCCTTCCAGGACAGTCCACGGGCCCTTGACTTCCTTGTCCATCGTGAAGGGGACATACATGACCTCGGTCGTGACGGTGATCCCGTCCAGCGACGTGGAGGTGATGCGTACCGGCACGAGCAGGTCGCCCACGATATCGAGGTTGCTGCCCGTAAAGAGCTTGTCGGAATTGATCTTGCCCGAGAACTTGGCCGCAGTCTCGCCCGCAGCGATCTGCGAGCTGGTGGCGTCAAGCGTGGCGAACCCGTCGGGCGCAGCCAGGTAGTTCGTCCCGTTGGCCTGGTT
This Alistipes onderdonkii DNA region includes the following protein-coding sequences:
- a CDS encoding DUF4855 domain-containing protein, whose product is MTRRLFTVAIAVVTALVFTLPSGTAGPKDKLYPWEKKHKSPATTTDAVLCYGASHHRNPFLWDKGRFAPYVTYVDPDGKEQWLFDGFIFLESQDVDRPDSGAYSFMTGVLRDTGVSAGKEQWQELIDYYFTKGNCVDALEQAVKEATARLGKAPCKRRVIMMIPDPIIHRHYIDTTTTTTYWGELGGRRLDFNSNEDRVAACRWYIDQVRARFAQGDYKYIDLAGFYWIREIAAQPHDTEYSYHLTRSDILLPEIADYLHRLNYTFSWIPFYDARGHDDWRKFGFDQVYMQPNHYWKPENDLDSACMKINRAGTSIEFEFEASILSADPHSDIYRARMRKYMEYAKKHGIYGTRPLAYYQGSNALYDLSVSTDETDREFFHEFCRFVVNNPVRTQHTGKGNK
- a CDS encoding BT_3987 domain-containing protein; this translates as MKINMWKLLLAGLFASAALAGCEDNRNNFMVDDTISFVNEEQYAGVSVYNGKYELAILKNGKGQQSAKALLSVSETALAEYNTANGTNYAVLPANCYKLSSSTVGFSDGDTRKFVEVTWDDAAIFALGEGTEYAIPLELTVANDALAVDANRNVKIINPKRASIGMERELAASFHPTATHEVISFDGNIVLDNAISTMDLTVNYTIDNSLVDAYNQANGTNYLAAPDGFATLDATSSQIAAGETAAKFSGKINSDKLFTGSNLDIVGDLLVPVRITSTSLDGITVTTEVMYVPFTMDKEVKGPWTVLEGNGIGYAYDPLPPAWSVAIYTAERLFDGSFSDEWIPFWNTPNTFPMVFVADMGQRQVFTKFRISDSYNYQGNALNYQIYTAEEYSGAGTQWNLVASGKRAYEWVNCGTDKTDPRLIYDYPVQKTIAGRYLKFVIVNVERLDATGDYMNGRCKLGDVQGLGF
- a CDS encoding DUF4855 domain-containing protein, with product MLKFLKNIIPFATAAGSLLLAGSCSRTMYPQGQHRRNLQPPTDAVLCYGGSHHRTPFLWDKERLAPYVTYVDKEGGEHWLFDGFIFLEFQDTNRPDAELYAFETGHLRDKGESAGKAQWQELIDYYFTDGNGVEALEEAVKEAAARLGKAPQKRKVIMVLPDPVIHRHYIDTTSSTTYWGALDGRQLDFNRNEDRIAACKWYIDRVRERFARGSYEHIELAGFYWLREIVTRPVDTQYSYHLTRSDIMLPHIADYLHKLDYTFNWIPYYGSRGYDVWQQFGFDQVYLQPNYYWKPQNDMDEVCRQIDSLGIGMEIEFEPTLLNAREGSGTFRKRLRDYIDYAKRRNIYGKRPFAYYHGTNGFYDLHASDDEADRELFDELCQFIINNPLRAQRPTTDRK